One part of the Arabidopsis thaliana chromosome 4, partial sequence genome encodes these proteins:
- the HEN1 gene encoding double-stranded RNA binding protein-related / DsRBD protein-like protein (HUA ENHANCER 1 (HEN1); FUNCTIONS IN: RNA methyltransferase activity; INVOLVED IN: in 6 processes; LOCATED IN: nucleus, cytoplasm; EXPRESSED IN: 23 plant structures; EXPRESSED DURING: 13 growth stages; CONTAINS InterPro DOMAIN/s: RNA-binding protein Lupus La (InterPro:IPR006630), Methyltransferase type 12 (InterPro:IPR013217); BEST Arabidopsis thaliana protein match is: double-stranded RNA-binding domain (DsRBD)-containing protein (TAIR:AT4G20920.1); Has 30201 Blast hits to 17322 proteins in 780 species: Archae - 12; Bacteria - 1396; Metazoa - 17338; Fungi - 3422; Plants - 5037; Viruses - 0; Other Eukaryotes - 2996 (source: NCBI BLink).) translates to MAGGGKHTPTPKAIIHQKFGAKASYTVEEVHDSSQSGCLGLAIPQKGPCLYRCHLQLPEFSVVSNVFKKKKDSEQSAAELALDKLGIRPQNDDLTVDEARDEIVGRIKYIFSDEFLSAEHPLGAHLRAALRRDGERCGSVPVSVIATVDAKINSRCKIINPSVESDPFLAISYVMKAAAKLADYIVASPHGLRRKNAYPSEIVEALATHVSDSLHSREVAAVYIPCIDEEVVELDTLYISSNRHYLDSIAERLGLKDGNQVMISRMFGKASCGSECRLYSEIPKKYLDNSSDASGTSNEDSSHIVKSRNARASYICGQDIHGDAILASVGYRWKSDDLDYDDVTVNSFYRICCGMSPNGIYKISRQAVIAAQLPFAFTTKSNWRGPLPREILGLFCHQHRLAEPILSSSTAPVKSLSDIFRSHKKLKVSGVDDANENLSRQKEDTPGLGHGFRCEVKIFTKSQDLVLECSPRKFYEKENDAIQNASLKALLWFSKFFADLDVDGEQSCDTDDDQDTKSSSPNVFAAPPILQKEHSSESKNTNVLSAEKRVQSITNGSVVSICYSLSLAVDPEYSSDGESPREDNESNEEMESEYSANCESSVELIESNEEIEFEVGTGSMNPHIESEVTQMTVGEYASFRMTPPDAAEALILAVGSDTVRIRSLLSERPCLNYNILLLGVKGPSEERMEAAFFKPPLSKQRVEYALKHIRESSASTLVDFGCGSGSLLDSLLDYPTSLQTIIGVDISPKGLARAAKMLHVKLNKEACNVKSATLYDGSILEFDSRLHDVDIGTCLEVIEHMEEDQACEFGEKVLSLFHPKLLIVSTPNYEFNTILQRSTPETQEENNSEPQLPKFRNHDHKFEWTREQFNQWASKLGKRHNYSVEFSGVGGSGEVEPGFASQIAIFRREASSVENVAESSMQPYKVIWEWKKEDVEKKKTDL, encoded by the exons ATGGCCGGTGGTGGGAAGCATACTCCTACTCCAAAGGCGATTATACATCAGAAGTTTGGTGCTAAAGCAAGCTATACAGTTGAGGAAGTTCATGACTCTTCTCAGAGTGGTTGTCTAGGATTAGCAATTCCTCAAAAAGGTCCATGTCTCTATCGTTGCCACTTGCAGCTACCTGAATTTTCTGTTGTGTCAAATgtcttcaagaagaagaaggattctGAACAATCTGCTGCTGAATTGGCTCTTGACAAG CTAGGCATTCGCCCTCAGAATGATGATCTTACTGTGGATGAAGCTAGGGATGAAATTGTTGGACGcattaagtatatattttctgatGAG TTTCTTTCAGCTGAGCATCCTCTGGGAGCTCACCTTAGAGCGGCATTGCGAAGAGATGGTGAACGTTGTGGATCAGTTCCCGTTTCTGTCATTGCTACAGTTGATGCAAAGATTAACAGTCGTTGTAAAATTATCAATCCTTCTGTGGAGTCAGATCCTTTCTTGGCCATTTCCTATGTTATGAAGGCTGCTGCAAAGTTGGCAGACTACATTGTTGCATCTCCGCATGGACTCCGAAGGAAAAATGCATACCCTTCAGAAATCGTGGAAGCACTAGCTACTCATGTATCTGATTCCCTACATAGCAGAGAAGTCGCGGCTGTATATATACCATGTATCGATGAGGAAGTTGTTGAGTTAGATACTCTTTACATTTCATCAAACCGGCATTACTTGGATAGTATTGCTGAAAGGCTCGGATTGAAAGATGGCAACCAAGTGATGATATCCAG GATGTTTGGCAAAGCTTCCTGTGGCTCTGAGTGTAGATTGTACTCTGAGATTCCAAAGAAGTACTTGGATAATTCATCAGATGCCTCTGGTACTTCAAATGAAGACTCATCTCATATTGTAAAATCTCGGAATGCACGAGCAAGTTACATTTGTGGTCAAGATATTCACGGGGATGCAATCTTGGCATCTGTTGGTTACCGATGGAAGTCCGATGATCTTGACTATGATGATGTAACCGTAAATTCATTTTACAG AATATGTTGCGGTATGTCACCCAATGGAATCTACAAAATTTCCCGACAAGCTGTAATTGCTGCACAGTTGCCTTTTGCATTCACTACAAAATCTAATTGGAGAGGTCCACTCCCCAGGGAGATTCTCGGCCTGTTCTGCCACCAGCACCGACTAGCAGAACCCATCCTTTCTTCATCTACTGCACCTGTGAAATCGTTGTCCGACATATTCAGATCTCACAAGAAGTTGAAGGTCTCAGGAGTTGATGATGCCAATGAGAATTTGAGTAGGCAAAAAGAAGATACACCAGGACTAGGGCATGGGTTTAGATGTGAAGTGAAGATTTTTACAAAGTCTCAGGATTTAGTTTTAGAATGTTCACCGAGAAAATTCTATGAGAAGGAAAATGATGCCATTCAAAATGCTTCATTAAAGGCCCTCTTATGGTTTAGTAAGTTTTTTGCTGACCTGGATGTGGATGGAGAGCAATCATGTGATACAGATGACGACCAGGATACTAAATCTTCAAGTCCTAATGTTTTTGCGGCCCCACCGATTTTACAAAAGGAACACAGTTCTGaatcaaaaaacacaaatgtgCTGTCGGCAGAGAAGCGTGTTCAATCTATAACAAATGGTTCCGTGGTTAGCATATGCTATTCTTTGTCTTTGGCAGTGGATCCTGAATATTCGAGTGATGGTGAATCTCCAAGAGAAGACAATGAAAGCAATGAAGAGATGGAGTCTGAATATTCGGCTAATTGTGAATCCTCAGTAGAGCTCATTGAAAGCAATGAAGAGATAGAGTTTGAGGTAGGGACTGGATCCATGAATCCACATATTGAATCAGAAGTTACTCAGATGACTGTGGGTGAATATGCTTCATTTAGGATGACACCCCCTGATGCTGCTGAAGCTTTGATTTTGGCTGTTGGTTCTGATACTGTGAGAATCCGCTCGCTCCTATCAG AACGTCCATGTTTAAATTACAATATACTTTTGTTGGGAGTGAAAGGGCCATCAGAAGAACGAATGGAGGCGGCTTTTTTCAAACCTCCACTTTCAAAACAACGTGTTGAATATGCACTGAAACATATAAGAGAATCATCCGCTTCTACTTTG GTTGACTTTGGATGCGGATCTGGAAGTTTATTAGACTCTCTACTTGACTATCCAACTTCACTTCAAACCATCATCGGTGTTGACATTTCGCCAAAGGGTCTTGCCCGTGCTGCTAAG ATGCTACATGTAAAACTAAACAAGGAAGCTTGCAACGTCAAATCTGCTACACTTTATGATGGTTCCATCCTTGAGTTTGACTCCAGGCTGCATGACGTTGACATCGGCACTTGCTTAGAG GTTATTGAACACATGGAAGAAGATCAAGCCTGTGAATTTGGGGAAAAAGTTCTGAGCTTGTTCCACCCCAAGCTCCTGATTGTCTCAACACCAAACTACGAGTTCAACACAATTCTCCAGCGGTCTACACCAGAAAcccaagaagaaaacaactcGGAGCCACAGCTTCCAAAGTTCAGGAACCATGACCACAAATTCGAGTGGACAAGAGAACAGTTCAATCAATGGGCATCAAAGCTCGGCAAACGCCATAACTACAGCGTCGAGTTTAGCGGTGTTGGTGGGTCTGGTGAAGTAGAACCCGGATTTGCTTCTCAGATAGCTATTTTTAGACGGGAAGCTTCATCTGTTGAGAATGTTGCAGAAAGCTCAATGCAGCCTTATAAAGTCATCTGGGAgtggaagaaagaagatgtagaaaagaaaaagactgaTCTTTGA